One genomic window of Carassius auratus strain Wakin chromosome 14, ASM336829v1, whole genome shotgun sequence includes the following:
- the ptcd3 gene encoding small ribosomal subunit protein mS39 isoform X1: protein MASSCSQALGHHVFKRSRILQIHLQKSWPNRSFALNSAADQQLAVSSPEEIVIPKKKTWSKEAVLQALASTVKRDPTASDYRFQDDPYLTPKTSSEFKLFSLSQESGRNAAKYFINTYPKYFQKDYAQPHIPCLMPDSLEAQIEEESEAALVERVRMRKVRAAVDLFDQLQQAGTPVSLDVTNQLLDLICLYGDHDPTQENVPEQRIEETEDVQDEPQAKKGRGAKASDLLKASWKENNNAERIFALLSEPNAHSYSAVIRGMVKYGAHSKAFSFYTDLLNSRLKADVHTFNALITAAPEVKEKYNEKWELIVDLLKQMAEQKVKPNLLTLNAVLKALRRCGTVGRSQAFPVISEMKSLSIDPSLASYTHLLAIFYKPGAPVQGQTDVLQEVMNEVSGKSFSPQDPDDALFFITAMRICLDTKDMEQAYRVHELLGVGENWRLLGKDFQQNIYYARFFSLLCMMENIDVMLKWYRDLVPSVYYPSSNVMRDLLQALDTDNRLDLIPLIWKDIKQLGHANRQNLVEELLTLMAREKHNQEVQESFAECALDIKKIYDTGDRGKVLLNWTAGSLNDLISVLLAAHRTRDAWEMLKLFKTHNRVPSEELLNKFLVCVKEAGEVNQAVELVQISAGFCLPGTPKLIQRVLQEFELTEQQRNMLSDLEIQSFNSD, encoded by the exons ATGGCGTCCTCCTGTTCTCAAGCTCTCGGGCATCATGTGTTTAAGAGAAGCAGAATATTGCAAATTCATCTGCAGAAGTCATGGCCAAACAG GAGTTTTGCTCTGAATTCTGCAGCAGATCAACAACTTGCCGTTTCTTCTCCAG aaGAAATAGTCATTCCAAAGAAGAAAACATG GAGCAAAGAGGCTGTTTTACAGGCACTGGCATCCACTGTGAAAAGG GATCCTACAGCCTCAGATTACAGATTCCAGGATGATCCATACCTCACGCCAAAAACATCGTCAGAGTTT AAACTGTTTTCCTTGTCCCAGGAGTCGGGAAGAAACGCTGCCAAATATTTCATCAATACATACCCGAAATACTTCCAGAAGGACTACGCTCAGCCTCATATCCCT TGTCTGATGCCGGACTCTCTCGAGGCTCAGATCGAGGAGGAGTCTGAAGCTGCGCTCGTAGAGAGAGTTCGGATGAGGAAGGTCAGAGCCGCTGTGGATCTGTTCGACCAGCTGCAGCAGGCCG GTACACCGGTGTCATTGGATGTGACCAATCAGTTGTTAGATCTGATTTGTTTGTATGGAGATCATGATCCCACACAAGAGAACGTCCCGGAACAGAGGATTGAGGAGACG GAGGATGTTCAGGATGAACCGCAGGCTAAGAAAGGAAGAGGAGCTAAAGCTAGCGATCTACTGAAGGCTAGCTGGAA AGAGAACAATAATGCAGAGAGGATCTTTGCGCTGCTGTCGGAGCCGAACGCACATTCGTACAGCGCTGTGATACGAGGCATGGTGAAG TACGGAGCTCATTCTAAAGCGTTCAGCTTCTACACCGACCTGCTCAACAGCCGACTGAAAG CCGACGTGCACACGTTCAACGCCCTGATCACAGCCGCCCCGGAAGTCAAAGAGAAATACAATGAGAAATGGGAGCTGATCGTG GATCTTCTGAAGCAGATGGCGGAGCAGAAGGTCAAGCCGAACCTCCTGACGCTGAACGCCGTCCTGAAGGCTTTGAGACGCTGTGGCACTGTGGGCCGATCGCAGGCCTTCCCCGTGATCAGTGAGATGAAGTCTCTCTCCATCG ATCCCAGTCTGGCCTCTTACACTCACTTGCTCGCCATATTTTATAAACCAG GTGCCCCAGTTCAAGGCCAAACTGATGTTCTACAGGAAGTGATGAACGAGGTGTCAGGAAAGAGCTTCTCTCCACAGGACCCTGATGATG CACTGTTCTTCATTACTGCTATGAGGATC TGTCTTGACACTAAAGACATGGAGCAGGCGTACAGGGTCCACGAGCTGCTGGGGGTTGGAGAGAACTGGAGACTTCTGGGAAAAGATTTCCAACAGAACATTTACTA TGCGCGGTTCTTCAGTCTGCTCTGTATGATGGAGAACATCGATGTGATGCTGAAGTGGTACAGAGATCTTGTTCCTTCA GTGTACTACCCCAGTTCCAACGTCATGAGAGACCTGCTCCAAGCGCTGGACACAGACAACCGATTAGACCTCATCCCACTAATATGGAAAG ATATCAAGCAGTTGGGGCATGCCAACAGGCAGAATCTAGTGGAAGAGCTGCTGACACTTATGGCAAGAGAGAAGCACAATCAGGAG GTGCAGGAGTCGTTCGCTGAGTGTGCACTGGACATCAAGAAAATATACGACACTGGTGACCGGGGCAAAGTTTTGCTGAACTGGACGGCTGGTTCTCTCAATGACCTCATCTCTGTGTTACTGGCCGCTCACAGGACACGGGACGCCTG GGAAATGCTCAAACTCTTCAAAACACACAACAGAGTTCCCAG TGAGGAGCTGTTGAACAAGTTCTTGGTGTGTGTAAAGGAGGCTGGGGAAGTGAATCAGGCGGTGGAGCTGGTGCAGATCTCCGCCGGCTTCTGTTTGCCCGGGACCCCCAAACTCATCCAGAGGGTCCTGCAGGAGTTTGAGCTCACAGAGCAGCAGAG GAACATGTTGTCTGATCTGGAGATTCAGTCGTTTAACAGCGATTAA
- the ptcd3 gene encoding small ribosomal subunit protein mS39 isoform X2, whose protein sequence is MASSCSQALGHHVFKRSRILQIHLQKSWPNRSFALNSAADQQLAVSSPEIVIPKKKTWSKEAVLQALASTVKRDPTASDYRFQDDPYLTPKTSSEFKLFSLSQESGRNAAKYFINTYPKYFQKDYAQPHIPCLMPDSLEAQIEEESEAALVERVRMRKVRAAVDLFDQLQQAGTPVSLDVTNQLLDLICLYGDHDPTQENVPEQRIEETEDVQDEPQAKKGRGAKASDLLKASWKENNNAERIFALLSEPNAHSYSAVIRGMVKYGAHSKAFSFYTDLLNSRLKADVHTFNALITAAPEVKEKYNEKWELIVDLLKQMAEQKVKPNLLTLNAVLKALRRCGTVGRSQAFPVISEMKSLSIDPSLASYTHLLAIFYKPGAPVQGQTDVLQEVMNEVSGKSFSPQDPDDALFFITAMRICLDTKDMEQAYRVHELLGVGENWRLLGKDFQQNIYYARFFSLLCMMENIDVMLKWYRDLVPSVYYPSSNVMRDLLQALDTDNRLDLIPLIWKDIKQLGHANRQNLVEELLTLMAREKHNQEVQESFAECALDIKKIYDTGDRGKVLLNWTAGSLNDLISVLLAAHRTRDAWEMLKLFKTHNRVPSEELLNKFLVCVKEAGEVNQAVELVQISAGFCLPGTPKLIQRVLQEFELTEQQRNMLSDLEIQSFNSD, encoded by the exons ATGGCGTCCTCCTGTTCTCAAGCTCTCGGGCATCATGTGTTTAAGAGAAGCAGAATATTGCAAATTCATCTGCAGAAGTCATGGCCAAACAG GAGTTTTGCTCTGAATTCTGCAGCAGATCAACAACTTGCCGTTTCTTCTCCAG AAATAGTCATTCCAAAGAAGAAAACATG GAGCAAAGAGGCTGTTTTACAGGCACTGGCATCCACTGTGAAAAGG GATCCTACAGCCTCAGATTACAGATTCCAGGATGATCCATACCTCACGCCAAAAACATCGTCAGAGTTT AAACTGTTTTCCTTGTCCCAGGAGTCGGGAAGAAACGCTGCCAAATATTTCATCAATACATACCCGAAATACTTCCAGAAGGACTACGCTCAGCCTCATATCCCT TGTCTGATGCCGGACTCTCTCGAGGCTCAGATCGAGGAGGAGTCTGAAGCTGCGCTCGTAGAGAGAGTTCGGATGAGGAAGGTCAGAGCCGCTGTGGATCTGTTCGACCAGCTGCAGCAGGCCG GTACACCGGTGTCATTGGATGTGACCAATCAGTTGTTAGATCTGATTTGTTTGTATGGAGATCATGATCCCACACAAGAGAACGTCCCGGAACAGAGGATTGAGGAGACG GAGGATGTTCAGGATGAACCGCAGGCTAAGAAAGGAAGAGGAGCTAAAGCTAGCGATCTACTGAAGGCTAGCTGGAA AGAGAACAATAATGCAGAGAGGATCTTTGCGCTGCTGTCGGAGCCGAACGCACATTCGTACAGCGCTGTGATACGAGGCATGGTGAAG TACGGAGCTCATTCTAAAGCGTTCAGCTTCTACACCGACCTGCTCAACAGCCGACTGAAAG CCGACGTGCACACGTTCAACGCCCTGATCACAGCCGCCCCGGAAGTCAAAGAGAAATACAATGAGAAATGGGAGCTGATCGTG GATCTTCTGAAGCAGATGGCGGAGCAGAAGGTCAAGCCGAACCTCCTGACGCTGAACGCCGTCCTGAAGGCTTTGAGACGCTGTGGCACTGTGGGCCGATCGCAGGCCTTCCCCGTGATCAGTGAGATGAAGTCTCTCTCCATCG ATCCCAGTCTGGCCTCTTACACTCACTTGCTCGCCATATTTTATAAACCAG GTGCCCCAGTTCAAGGCCAAACTGATGTTCTACAGGAAGTGATGAACGAGGTGTCAGGAAAGAGCTTCTCTCCACAGGACCCTGATGATG CACTGTTCTTCATTACTGCTATGAGGATC TGTCTTGACACTAAAGACATGGAGCAGGCGTACAGGGTCCACGAGCTGCTGGGGGTTGGAGAGAACTGGAGACTTCTGGGAAAAGATTTCCAACAGAACATTTACTA TGCGCGGTTCTTCAGTCTGCTCTGTATGATGGAGAACATCGATGTGATGCTGAAGTGGTACAGAGATCTTGTTCCTTCA GTGTACTACCCCAGTTCCAACGTCATGAGAGACCTGCTCCAAGCGCTGGACACAGACAACCGATTAGACCTCATCCCACTAATATGGAAAG ATATCAAGCAGTTGGGGCATGCCAACAGGCAGAATCTAGTGGAAGAGCTGCTGACACTTATGGCAAGAGAGAAGCACAATCAGGAG GTGCAGGAGTCGTTCGCTGAGTGTGCACTGGACATCAAGAAAATATACGACACTGGTGACCGGGGCAAAGTTTTGCTGAACTGGACGGCTGGTTCTCTCAATGACCTCATCTCTGTGTTACTGGCCGCTCACAGGACACGGGACGCCTG GGAAATGCTCAAACTCTTCAAAACACACAACAGAGTTCCCAG TGAGGAGCTGTTGAACAAGTTCTTGGTGTGTGTAAAGGAGGCTGGGGAAGTGAATCAGGCGGTGGAGCTGGTGCAGATCTCCGCCGGCTTCTGTTTGCCCGGGACCCCCAAACTCATCCAGAGGGTCCTGCAGGAGTTTGAGCTCACAGAGCAGCAGAG GAACATGTTGTCTGATCTGGAGATTCAGTCGTTTAACAGCGATTAA